From one Salmo salar chromosome ssa09, Ssal_v3.1, whole genome shotgun sequence genomic stretch:
- the LOC106610586 gene encoding mitochondrial basic amino acids transporter isoform X2, with protein MTGLYKGIGSPMMGLTFINAIVFGVQGNAMRRLGHDTPLNQFLAGASAGALQSIICCPMELAKTRMQLQGLGERKSKQKLYKNSLDCLVRIYRKEGFCGINRGMVTTLVRETPGFGIYFLTYDVLTRHLGCEPDDPYMILKLLFAGGMSGIASWISTYPVDVIKSRLQADGVGGHNKYNGIADCMRQSMKREGWRVFTRGLTSTLLRAFPVNATTFATVTLFLMYMRNDEGGITDCEPLPAHSSLTASPQQAQPSSL; from the coding sequence ATGACAGGGCTCTACAAAGGCATCGGCTCCCCCATGATGGGCCTGACCTTCATCAACGCCATCGTGTTCGGTGTCCAGGGCAACGCCATGCGCAGGCTGGGCCACGACACGCCGCTCAACCAGTTCCTGGCTGGGGCGTCGGCGGGGGCATTGCAGAGCATCATTTGCTGCCCTATGGAGCTGGCCAAGACACGCATGCAGCTGCAGGGCTTGGGCGAGAGGAAGTCCAAGCAGAAGCTGTACAAGAACTCACTGGACTGCCTGGTGCGCATCTACAGGAAGGAGGGCTTCTGCGGAATCAACCGGGGAATGGTGACCACGCTGGTCCGTGAGACACCGGGCTTTGGGATCTACTTCTTGACCTACGATGTCCTGACGCGCCACTTGGGCTGCGAGCCCGACGACCCCTACATGATCCTGAAGTTGCTGTTCGCCGGCGGCATGTCGGGCATCGCCTCGTGGATCTCCACCTACCCCGTGGACGTCATAAAATCCCGTCTCCAGGCGGACGGCGTGGGTGGCCACAACAAGTACAACGGCATCGCAGACTGCATGCGTCAGAGCATGAAGCGAGAGGGCTGGCGGGTGTTCACGCGTGGCCTCACCTCCACACTGCTTCGTGCATTCCCAGTCAACGCCACAACCTTTGCCACCGTGACTCTGTTCCTCATGTACATGCGGAACGACGAGGGCGGCATCACAGACTGCGAGCCCCTACCCGCCCACTCCTCACTCACTGCGAGCCCACAGCAGGCCCAGCCCTCAAGCCTGTGA